Proteins encoded in a region of the Pyxidicoccus trucidator genome:
- a CDS encoding MBL fold metallo-hydrolase: MRIHHLNCTTMCPPGRRLMDGRKGFIGPAALTCHCLLVEGSRGLILVDTGFGLQDVLHPRERLAPVFLDVLCRPQLAEESTAIRQIERLGFKPEDVRDIVLTHLDFDHAGGLDDFPHARVHLLADEYLQATAQATALDRGRFRPLQWIHEENWVTYPTPDGAGDRWFGFECVRDMKGLPPEILLVPLVGHTLGHAGVAIQSDSGWLLHAGDAYFYHGELDPDRYRCTPGLRIYQKLMQTDGYLRWHNLRRLRELVRRHGREVTVFCAHDSLEFELLEELEKAPSESPLRSFLSPATEPTLHA; encoded by the coding sequence ATGCGCATCCACCACCTGAACTGCACCACCATGTGCCCGCCTGGACGCCGGCTGATGGACGGGCGGAAGGGCTTCATCGGGCCGGCGGCACTCACGTGTCACTGCCTGCTGGTGGAGGGCTCGCGCGGCCTCATCCTCGTGGACACGGGCTTCGGCCTGCAGGACGTCCTCCACCCGCGCGAGCGCCTGGCCCCCGTGTTCCTCGACGTGCTCTGCCGGCCCCAGCTGGCCGAGGAGTCGACGGCCATCCGGCAAATCGAGCGGCTCGGCTTCAAGCCCGAGGACGTGCGCGACATCGTCCTCACCCACCTCGACTTCGACCATGCCGGCGGGCTCGACGACTTCCCGCACGCGCGGGTGCACCTGCTCGCGGACGAGTACCTCCAGGCCACCGCGCAGGCCACTGCGCTGGACCGGGGGCGCTTCCGCCCCTTGCAGTGGATTCACGAGGAGAACTGGGTGACGTACCCCACCCCGGACGGCGCGGGAGACCGCTGGTTCGGCTTCGAGTGCGTGCGCGACATGAAGGGCCTGCCGCCGGAAATCCTGCTGGTGCCGCTGGTGGGGCACACGCTGGGGCACGCGGGCGTGGCCATCCAGTCGGACAGCGGCTGGTTGCTGCATGCCGGCGACGCGTACTTCTACCACGGGGAGCTGGACCCGGACCGCTACCGCTGCACGCCGGGCCTGCGCATCTACCAGAAGCTCATGCAGACGGACGGGTACCTGCGCTGGCACAACCTGCGCCGGCTGCGCGAGCTGGTGCGGCGCCACGGCCGCGAAGTCACCGTGTTCTGCGCGCATGACTCGCTGGAGTTCGAGCTGCTCGAGGAGCTCGAGAAGGCCCCCAGCGAGTCCCCGCTGCGCAGCTTCCTCTCGCCCGCGACGGAGCCCACGCTGCACGCGTGA
- a CDS encoding cupin domain-containing protein, whose amino-acid sequence MSTPPRSSTVTVVRPPRWDSRRRAEGSDNTAAAPEPAAPPTVDKVNLAEKLALFSEHWSPRIVGELNGQQVKVVKLQGPFVWHHHEAEDELFLVLQGHLRMELKDRTVDVKPGEFIIIPRGVEHRPVAEEEVHVLLFEPASTLNTGNTRGERTVEQLQRL is encoded by the coding sequence ATGAGCACGCCTCCCCGGAGCTCCACCGTCACCGTCGTCCGGCCTCCGCGCTGGGACTCCCGCCGCCGCGCCGAGGGCTCGGACAACACGGCCGCCGCGCCAGAGCCCGCCGCACCGCCCACCGTGGACAAGGTCAACCTCGCGGAGAAGCTCGCCCTCTTCTCCGAGCACTGGTCGCCCCGAATCGTCGGAGAGCTGAACGGCCAGCAGGTGAAGGTGGTGAAGCTCCAGGGCCCCTTCGTCTGGCACCACCACGAAGCCGAGGACGAGCTGTTCCTCGTCCTCCAGGGCCACCTCCGCATGGAGCTGAAGGACCGCACCGTGGACGTGAAGCCGGGCGAGTTCATCATCATCCCCCGCGGCGTCGAGCACCGCCCCGTCGCCGAGGAGGAGGTCCACGTGCTCCTCTTCGAGCCCGCCTCCACCCTCAACACCGGCAACACCCGCGGCGAGCGGACCGTCGAGCAGCTCCAGCGCCTCTAA
- the ppk1 gene encoding polyphosphate kinase 1, with product MAKRGGGRGGTQKPVERDAIPPGTEPTDTELFFNRELSWLAFNDRVLQLAESADIPLLERLKFISIYARNLDEFFMIRVARLHEQVRGNVARLVPDGASPSITLDKLHQGIFEQGRRHADCFEKVLRPALAEKGLRILSAKELDSDQRNQVDQRFREQIFPVLTPLAIGLGRHFPYISNLSLSLAVLLRDTEADEESVARVKVPKELIPRFLPLKGNVFVPLEEVIAQHLADLFPGMQVLHWGVFRVTRDADFTVSEDAEDLLKAVETELRQRRFGDVIRLEVGAGMSPKLLEPLVEALGLEERQVYEEHGLVGLSDLAAIAFGHGFPELKDPPWTPVTQPRLRPDADSQDGGTVLSAMRRGDLLVHHPYESFGSSVERFVAEAVADPDVLAIKQTVYRTSDSSPLVPALITATENGKQAVCMVELKARFDERTNIKWANALEEAGVHVVYGIPSLKTHAKAILIVRREGERVRHYVHIGTGNYNPKTARLYTDLGLFTKDPDIGADVADLFNYLTGFGRPKSFRKLLVAPLTMREGLMEEIKRTIMAHTLERPSRIQMKMNALVDPAIIRALYDASRAGVKVELNVRGICCLRPGVPGVSENIRVVSVLGRFLEHSRVYIFDRGTELRCYIGSADLMPRNLDHRVEILAPVEDPALAAQVRDSLDRCLADNTAAWELTADGSWRRRTPASPAEKRSAQAELMERATRLAQFQGGRPLP from the coding sequence ATGGCGAAGCGCGGTGGCGGGCGGGGCGGTACCCAGAAGCCGGTGGAGCGGGACGCCATCCCCCCGGGCACGGAGCCGACGGACACCGAGCTCTTCTTCAACCGGGAGCTGTCCTGGCTGGCCTTCAATGACCGGGTCCTCCAGCTGGCCGAGTCCGCCGACATCCCCCTGCTGGAGCGCCTGAAGTTCATCTCCATCTACGCGCGCAACCTGGACGAGTTCTTCATGATTCGCGTCGCCCGCCTGCACGAGCAGGTGCGCGGCAACGTGGCCCGGCTGGTGCCGGACGGCGCGTCTCCCAGCATCACGCTCGACAAGCTCCACCAGGGCATCTTCGAGCAGGGCCGCCGCCACGCCGACTGCTTCGAGAAGGTGCTGCGCCCCGCGCTGGCGGAGAAGGGCCTGCGCATCCTCTCCGCGAAGGAGCTGGACTCGGACCAGCGCAACCAGGTGGATCAGCGCTTCCGGGAGCAGATATTCCCCGTGCTCACCCCGCTGGCCATCGGCCTGGGGCGCCACTTCCCGTACATCTCCAACCTGTCACTCAGCCTCGCCGTGCTGCTGCGGGACACGGAGGCCGACGAGGAGAGCGTGGCGCGGGTGAAGGTGCCCAAGGAGCTGATTCCGCGCTTCCTGCCGCTGAAGGGCAACGTCTTCGTCCCGCTGGAGGAGGTCATCGCCCAGCACCTGGCGGACCTGTTCCCCGGCATGCAGGTGCTGCACTGGGGCGTCTTCCGCGTCACCCGCGACGCGGACTTCACCGTGTCCGAGGACGCCGAGGATTTGCTCAAGGCGGTGGAGACGGAGCTGCGCCAGCGCCGCTTCGGCGACGTCATCCGCCTGGAGGTGGGGGCGGGCATGAGCCCCAAGCTGCTCGAGCCGCTGGTGGAGGCGCTGGGGCTGGAGGAGCGGCAGGTCTACGAGGAGCACGGGCTGGTGGGGCTGTCGGACCTGGCGGCCATCGCCTTCGGGCACGGCTTCCCCGAGCTGAAGGACCCGCCGTGGACGCCCGTCACCCAGCCGCGCCTGCGCCCGGATGCGGACTCGCAGGACGGCGGCACCGTGCTGTCCGCCATGCGGCGCGGGGACTTGCTCGTCCACCACCCCTACGAGTCCTTCGGCTCCTCCGTGGAGCGCTTCGTCGCCGAGGCCGTGGCGGACCCGGACGTCCTGGCCATCAAACAGACGGTGTACCGGACGTCGGACAGCTCGCCGCTGGTGCCCGCGCTGATTACCGCGACGGAGAACGGCAAGCAGGCCGTGTGCATGGTGGAGCTGAAGGCCCGCTTCGACGAGCGCACCAACATCAAGTGGGCCAACGCGCTGGAAGAGGCGGGCGTCCACGTGGTGTATGGGATTCCGTCGCTGAAGACGCACGCGAAGGCCATCCTCATCGTCCGGCGCGAGGGCGAGCGGGTGCGGCACTACGTGCACATCGGCACCGGCAACTACAACCCGAAGACGGCGCGCCTCTACACGGACCTGGGCCTCTTCACGAAGGACCCGGACATCGGCGCGGACGTGGCGGACCTCTTCAACTACCTCACCGGCTTCGGCCGGCCGAAGTCCTTCCGCAAGCTGCTGGTGGCCCCGCTCACCATGCGCGAGGGGCTGATGGAGGAAATCAAGCGCACCATCATGGCGCACACGCTGGAGCGCCCCTCGCGCATCCAGATGAAGATGAACGCGCTGGTAGACCCCGCCATCATCCGCGCCCTCTACGACGCGTCCCGCGCCGGGGTGAAGGTGGAGCTCAACGTGCGCGGCATCTGCTGCCTGCGCCCCGGCGTGCCCGGCGTGTCGGAGAACATCCGCGTGGTGTCCGTGCTCGGCCGCTTCCTGGAGCACTCGCGCGTCTACATCTTCGACCGTGGCACGGAGCTGCGCTGCTACATCGGCTCCGCGGACCTGATGCCCCGCAACCTGGACCACCGCGTGGAAATCCTCGCGCCGGTGGAGGACCCCGCCCTGGCCGCCCAGGTGCGTGACTCGCTGGACCGCTGCCTCGCCGACAACACCGCCGCGTGGGAGCTGACGGCGGACGGCTCGTGGCGCCGCCGCACCCCGGCCAGCCCCGCCGAGAAGCGCTCGGCCCAGGCGGAGCTGATGGAGCGCGCCACGCGCCTGGCCCAGTTCCAGGGGGGCCGTCCGCTGCCCTGA
- a CDS encoding RtcB family protein: MSWKQHLEKASEGHYVLPKTKSMKVDADLFLSDKLLWGEGPEAPGLEDAVFDQVVNAASFPGVTRVAVTPDCHVGYGVPIGTVVETDGILLPTAAGYDIGCGMVQLQTSLMAEDVADPALRRRWIDEVTKRIAVGVGASRVQKQRKVTDRTFSEVVRHGAKALGRGSSITERDFIPVEDDRVDIPERAFGKRDQLGSLGGGNHFTEMQVDQDGRVWVMLHTGSRGFGWNIAKHFFVEGAAQLGLKRHSEDFVWLDAESALGREYWNLHNMAANFAVANRLIIGEAVCAALEEVFGGTASVYYEISHNLIQKEAGKFVARKGATRAFPANHPALKRTPWEKTGHPILIPGSMETGSAILFAESGAEKSIYSVNHGSGRRLSRGEARRVLKQDVTDKRMAEAGILLNTRTTPLDESGPCYKNLDDVLETVEMAGLAKVAHRLKPVACIKGAD; the protein is encoded by the coding sequence ATGAGCTGGAAGCAACATCTCGAAAAGGCCTCCGAGGGCCACTACGTCCTGCCGAAGACCAAGAGCATGAAGGTCGACGCGGACCTGTTCCTGTCCGACAAGCTGCTCTGGGGCGAGGGCCCCGAGGCGCCCGGCCTGGAGGACGCCGTGTTCGACCAGGTGGTCAACGCCGCGTCCTTCCCGGGCGTCACCCGCGTCGCCGTCACGCCCGACTGTCACGTGGGCTACGGCGTGCCCATCGGCACCGTCGTCGAGACGGACGGCATCCTCCTGCCCACCGCCGCCGGCTACGACATCGGCTGCGGCATGGTGCAGTTGCAGACGTCCCTCATGGCCGAGGACGTCGCCGACCCCGCGCTGCGCCGCCGCTGGATTGACGAGGTGACGAAGCGCATCGCCGTCGGCGTGGGCGCCAGCCGCGTCCAGAAGCAGCGCAAGGTGACGGACCGCACCTTCTCCGAGGTCGTGCGCCACGGCGCCAAGGCCCTGGGCCGCGGCTCCTCGATTACGGAGCGCGACTTCATCCCCGTCGAGGACGACCGGGTGGACATCCCCGAGCGCGCCTTCGGCAAGAGGGACCAGTTGGGCAGCCTGGGCGGCGGCAACCACTTCACCGAGATGCAGGTGGACCAGGACGGGCGCGTCTGGGTGATGCTCCACACCGGCAGCCGCGGCTTCGGGTGGAACATCGCCAAGCACTTCTTCGTGGAGGGCGCCGCGCAGCTCGGCCTCAAGCGCCACAGCGAGGACTTCGTCTGGCTGGACGCGGAGAGCGCCCTGGGCCGCGAGTACTGGAACCTCCACAACATGGCCGCCAACTTCGCCGTGGCCAACCGGCTCATCATCGGCGAGGCCGTGTGCGCCGCGCTCGAGGAGGTCTTCGGCGGCACCGCCAGCGTCTATTACGAAATCTCCCACAACCTCATCCAGAAGGAGGCCGGGAAGTTCGTCGCGCGCAAGGGCGCCACGCGCGCCTTCCCCGCCAACCACCCCGCGCTCAAGCGCACCCCGTGGGAGAAGACGGGCCACCCCATCCTCATCCCCGGCTCCATGGAGACGGGCAGCGCCATCCTCTTCGCGGAGTCCGGTGCGGAGAAGTCCATCTACTCGGTGAACCACGGCTCCGGCCGCCGCCTGTCGCGCGGCGAGGCCCGGCGCGTGCTGAAGCAGGACGTCACCGACAAGCGCATGGCCGAGGCGGGCATCCTCCTCAACACCCGCACCACCCCGCTCGACGAGTCCGGGCCCTGCTACAAGAACCTGGACGACGTGCTGGAGACGGTGGAGATGGCCGGGCTCGCCAAGGTGGCCCACCGCCTCAAGCCCGTGGCCTGCATCAAGGGCGCGGACTGA
- a CDS encoding TIGR02266 family protein — translation MTSPSPAARPPPGPSREAELTRAETELSAHEARLAEQLARATAEASALATRLTQTRAALERVQAGPDAAPTLEQQAALLQETGVPGLDVDAPREKALAARLAALDARRKAGQEMQAALRAHQERAAQVARTVADAETVVKHHVEAAAARVRAKQEATARAQQEAARARQAEQARAAGTAKAQGAPMPAAPMPAARAAESAEALEARRNGRVRMHTSIDMRSDSNFFTGFSMDISEGGVFIATVEPVARGTQVELDFTLPGGRPMKVTGVVRWVRESNARTPELMPGVGVQFTGLAHEVANAITSFVTTRDPMFFPD, via the coding sequence ATGACCTCGCCGTCCCCTGCTGCCCGTCCACCTCCGGGGCCTTCCCGCGAGGCGGAGCTGACTCGCGCCGAGACTGAGCTGTCCGCCCATGAGGCCCGGCTCGCCGAGCAGCTCGCCCGCGCCACCGCCGAGGCGTCCGCGCTCGCCACCCGGCTGACTCAAACGCGCGCCGCGCTGGAGCGCGTCCAGGCCGGCCCCGACGCGGCCCCGACGCTGGAGCAACAGGCGGCCCTGCTCCAGGAGACCGGGGTGCCCGGGCTGGACGTGGACGCGCCGCGCGAGAAGGCCCTGGCGGCCCGCCTGGCGGCGCTGGATGCCCGGCGCAAGGCGGGGCAGGAGATGCAGGCCGCGCTGCGGGCGCACCAGGAGCGGGCCGCGCAGGTGGCTCGCACGGTGGCCGACGCGGAGACGGTGGTGAAGCACCACGTCGAGGCGGCGGCGGCCCGAGTCCGCGCGAAGCAGGAGGCCACGGCGCGGGCGCAGCAGGAGGCGGCGCGAGCGCGTCAGGCCGAGCAGGCCCGGGCGGCGGGCACCGCGAAGGCGCAGGGGGCTCCCATGCCGGCGGCTCCCATGCCGGCGGCGAGGGCCGCGGAGTCCGCGGAGGCGCTGGAAGCCCGGCGCAACGGGCGGGTGCGGATGCACACGTCCATCGACATGCGCAGCGACTCGAACTTCTTCACCGGCTTCTCGATGGACATCAGCGAGGGCGGCGTCTTCATCGCCACGGTGGAGCCGGTGGCGCGCGGCACGCAGGTGGAGCTGGACTTCACGCTGCCCGGCGGCCGGCCCATGAAGGTTACCGGCGTGGTGCGCTGGGTGCGCGAGTCCAATGCCCGCACCCCGGAGCTGATGCCCGGCGTGGGCGTGCAGTTCACCGGGCTCGCCCACGAGGTGGCCAACGCCATCACCTCGTTCGTCACCACGAGAGACCCGATGTTCTTCCCGGACTGA
- a CDS encoding tryptophan synthase alpha chain, which produces MRGEGWLWAGCQVCLLALWVACTDTTPSPERLDARRTSDCQPMTCASQEMDCGIALDGCGGTLDCGTCPAGETCGGGGRHNVCDVGRCVATTCEALGSDCGQVPDGCGGLLACGTCAAPETCGGGGTPNLCGQPHCVPDTCESLAKDCGTVPDGCGGTLECGTCDWGETCGGGGLPNVCGAGACGPVTCAARGKNCGPMSDGCGGMLDCGACPEGQTCGGDAVPNVCGSGACTPATCESLGKDCGSLPDGCGGLLGCGTCAEGQTCGGGGEPNVCGGGACTPATCESLGKGCGPVPDGCGGVLECGACTAPETCGGGGEPGVCGLPPCTPTTCEARGKDCGTVPDGCGGELDCGTCAVGRTCGGGGAPNVCGAPACRPYTCGLLGKNCGPVPDGCGGTLGCGTCTAPESCGAAGVPNVCAATAPVCVDRDLGSALPVKVKGSTAYAGDDHVASCGGRPAPDRGFRWTAPRSGTFTFDTARSALRSLVSVRRDGCGGAELACATDGISYGGGARVTVPLTQGQAVLVVVDSASGDRFSAGHFELHIDELRASEASACFDDMDNDGDRWVDCADTDCHEAPGCGGRGCAHHDLGSALPVTFHGETAGSGDGFQGTCGALLQQDRAHLWTAPRAGTFVFDTSPGGWGNALYVLTGCRGTELGCASNPGANARASPAVKVTLEQGQTVLVVVDGMAHPDQDTPIRYTLHVSEAAATEAERCADGADNDADGMADAADSDCR; this is translated from the coding sequence ATGCGAGGCGAGGGGTGGCTGTGGGCGGGGTGCCAGGTGTGTCTCCTGGCGCTATGGGTCGCGTGTACCGACACGACGCCTTCACCGGAGCGGCTGGACGCGCGGCGGACGTCCGACTGCCAGCCGATGACGTGCGCGTCGCAGGAGATGGACTGCGGCATCGCCCTCGACGGCTGCGGCGGCACGCTGGACTGCGGCACCTGCCCCGCCGGTGAGACGTGCGGCGGCGGTGGGCGGCACAACGTGTGCGACGTCGGGCGCTGCGTGGCCACGACGTGCGAGGCGCTGGGGAGCGACTGCGGCCAGGTGCCCGACGGGTGCGGGGGGCTGCTCGCCTGCGGGACGTGTGCCGCGCCCGAGACGTGCGGAGGCGGCGGCACCCCCAACCTCTGCGGCCAGCCCCACTGCGTGCCCGACACCTGCGAGTCGCTGGCGAAGGACTGCGGCACCGTGCCGGACGGGTGCGGCGGGACGCTGGAGTGTGGCACCTGCGACTGGGGAGAGACGTGCGGCGGTGGAGGCCTGCCCAACGTGTGCGGCGCGGGCGCCTGCGGGCCGGTGACGTGCGCGGCGCGGGGAAAGAACTGCGGGCCGATGTCGGACGGGTGCGGGGGGATGCTCGACTGCGGCGCGTGCCCGGAAGGACAGACGTGCGGCGGCGACGCGGTGCCCAACGTCTGCGGCAGCGGTGCGTGCACCCCGGCCACCTGTGAGTCTCTCGGCAAGGACTGCGGCAGCCTGCCGGATGGCTGCGGCGGACTGCTCGGGTGTGGCACCTGCGCGGAGGGGCAGACGTGTGGCGGGGGCGGCGAGCCCAACGTGTGCGGCGGGGGTGCGTGCACGCCGGCCACCTGTGAGTCCCTGGGGAAGGGCTGCGGCCCGGTGCCGGATGGGTGCGGCGGAGTGCTCGAGTGCGGCGCGTGCACCGCGCCCGAGACGTGCGGCGGTGGAGGAGAGCCGGGCGTGTGTGGCCTGCCGCCCTGCACTCCGACGACGTGCGAGGCGCGGGGGAAGGACTGCGGCACCGTGCCGGACGGGTGCGGTGGCGAGCTAGACTGCGGCACGTGCGCGGTGGGCCGGACGTGCGGCGGTGGCGGAGCGCCCAATGTCTGCGGTGCCCCCGCGTGCCGGCCGTACACCTGTGGCCTGCTGGGGAAGAACTGCGGGCCCGTGCCGGACGGGTGCGGCGGGACGCTGGGCTGTGGCACCTGCACGGCGCCCGAGTCCTGCGGCGCGGCCGGCGTGCCCAACGTCTGCGCGGCGACGGCCCCCGTGTGCGTGGACAGGGATTTGGGCAGCGCGCTGCCGGTGAAGGTGAAGGGCTCCACGGCGTACGCGGGGGATGACCACGTGGCGTCGTGCGGAGGGCGGCCCGCGCCGGACCGGGGCTTTCGCTGGACGGCGCCGAGGAGCGGCACCTTCACCTTCGACACGGCGCGCTCGGCGCTGCGCTCACTGGTGTCGGTGCGGCGCGACGGGTGCGGCGGCGCGGAGCTGGCGTGCGCCACGGACGGCATCAGCTACGGCGGCGGCGCGCGGGTGACGGTGCCGCTGACGCAGGGGCAGGCGGTGCTGGTGGTGGTGGACTCGGCGAGCGGAGACCGCTTCAGCGCGGGCCACTTCGAGCTGCACATCGACGAGCTGCGCGCGAGCGAGGCGAGTGCCTGCTTCGACGACATGGACAATGACGGCGACCGCTGGGTGGACTGCGCGGACACGGACTGCCACGAGGCGCCGGGCTGTGGCGGCCGGGGCTGCGCGCACCATGACCTGGGCAGCGCGCTCCCCGTCACCTTCCATGGTGAGACGGCGGGCAGCGGAGATGGCTTCCAGGGCACCTGCGGCGCGCTGCTGCAGCAGGACCGCGCGCACCTGTGGACGGCGCCTCGCGCGGGCACCTTCGTCTTCGACACCTCTCCCGGAGGCTGGGGCAACGCGCTCTACGTGCTCACCGGCTGCCGGGGCACGGAGCTGGGCTGCGCGTCCAACCCGGGTGCGAATGCCCGTGCCTCGCCCGCGGTGAAGGTGACGCTGGAGCAGGGGCAGACGGTGCTGGTGGTGGTGGACGGCATGGCCCACCCCGACCAGGACACACCCATCCGCTACACGCTGCACGTCAGCGAGGCCGCGGCCACGGAGGCAGAGCGCTGCGCGGATGGCGCGGACAACGACGCGGACGGCATGGCGGATGCGGCGGATTCGGACTGCCGGTAG
- a CDS encoding ATP-binding protein yields the protein MGRPWTFARRVGAGFIASLLVALVLAGTSVVALMSVRTSNKARILDLSMDLLEVERLRRAFSDKVSSGRGYALSRDPLFAQDMSVSRQRFIATYERLKPRLESEPVATLLESAIHAELEHEDAVRALETADVTGVSRARLEKIFETRVRDTRQRTYDALQLLAERSEERLALGIQGAVEADRRVLALVLLAAGLGLTVAGVLAWVLTRRLRPLQQEAEASARRFQFLVEGVQDYGIDLLDTQGRVASWNPGAERMTGYHESEVLGRPDSLFYPPEAVAAGVPERDLERARRDGRLRVEGWRVRKDGTQFLAEVAITALHDEHGGPQGFATVWRDITERRRAERTQRLLAEAGRLFHQFLDPDLTVAELARMMVPEVADACVLYLMEPSGELRPRAAKHSVPEREPWVWEMLRRYPPSSEEPYGIWQVLRTGRSELVSDVSPEALANRASDPGHLALMEKVGVRSYLAVPLRVGQEMRGVFVLVSSTWDRRLTLTDQVFVEELAGRAALALDNARLFREAQEAVELIGVAAHDLGNPLNTLQFLLRKLHRTDLSEASREKVREGLGTALKQTQRLGQLLHNLLDLSRLSSGKLVLDVAPVDLAELTHEVVERFAEQADEAGCKLMFDAELGLVGRWDRIRLDRVVTNLLSNALKFGKGHPVEVHVERLGALRARLQVKDQGEGIAPESQRRIFDRFEREPSASKHVGFGLGLYIVRQLVEAHGGLVRVDSAPGEGAVFTVELPLMHLGAEVEPPGAVPPA from the coding sequence GTGGGGCGTCCGTGGACGTTCGCGCGGCGGGTCGGCGCCGGCTTCATCGCCTCGTTGCTGGTGGCGCTCGTGCTGGCGGGGACGTCGGTGGTGGCGCTGATGTCCGTGCGCACCAGCAACAAGGCGCGCATCCTGGACCTCTCCATGGACCTGCTGGAGGTGGAGCGGCTGCGCCGGGCCTTCAGCGACAAGGTCTCCAGCGGGCGGGGCTATGCGCTGTCGAGGGACCCGCTCTTCGCGCAGGACATGTCGGTGTCGCGCCAGCGCTTCATCGCCACGTACGAGCGGCTGAAGCCCCGGCTCGAGAGCGAGCCCGTGGCCACGCTGCTGGAGTCCGCCATCCACGCGGAGCTGGAGCACGAGGACGCCGTGCGCGCCCTGGAGACGGCCGACGTCACCGGCGTCAGCCGCGCGCGGCTGGAGAAGATTTTCGAGACCCGCGTGAGGGATACCCGCCAGCGCACCTACGATGCGCTGCAGCTGCTCGCGGAGCGCAGCGAGGAGCGGCTGGCGCTGGGCATCCAGGGGGCGGTGGAGGCGGACCGGCGGGTGCTCGCGCTCGTCCTCCTGGCGGCGGGGCTGGGGCTGACGGTGGCGGGGGTGCTGGCCTGGGTGCTGACGCGGCGGCTGCGGCCGCTCCAGCAGGAGGCCGAGGCCAGCGCGAGGCGCTTCCAGTTCCTGGTGGAGGGCGTGCAGGACTACGGCATCGACCTGCTGGACACGCAGGGCCGCGTGGCGAGCTGGAACCCGGGCGCGGAGCGCATGACGGGCTACCACGAGAGCGAGGTGCTGGGGCGCCCGGACTCCCTCTTCTACCCGCCCGAGGCGGTGGCGGCGGGAGTGCCGGAGAGGGATTTGGAGCGGGCGCGGCGGGACGGGCGGCTGCGCGTGGAGGGGTGGCGCGTGCGCAAGGACGGCACGCAGTTCCTGGCGGAGGTCGCCATCACCGCGCTGCATGACGAGCACGGCGGGCCGCAGGGCTTCGCCACGGTGTGGCGAGACATCACCGAGCGCCGCAGGGCCGAGCGCACGCAGCGGCTGCTCGCGGAGGCCGGGCGTCTGTTCCACCAGTTCCTGGACCCGGACCTGACGGTGGCGGAGCTGGCCCGGATGATGGTCCCCGAGGTGGCGGACGCGTGCGTCCTGTATCTGATGGAACCCTCGGGAGAGCTTCGGCCCCGGGCGGCGAAGCACTCGGTACCGGAGCGGGAGCCGTGGGTCTGGGAGATGTTGCGCCGCTACCCGCCATCGTCCGAGGAGCCCTATGGCATCTGGCAGGTGCTGCGCACGGGGCGCTCGGAGCTGGTGAGCGACGTGTCCCCCGAGGCGCTGGCAAACAGGGCCTCGGACCCGGGGCACCTGGCGTTGATGGAGAAGGTGGGCGTCCGCTCGTACCTGGCGGTACCGCTGCGGGTGGGGCAGGAGATGCGGGGGGTGTTCGTCCTGGTGTCGTCCACGTGGGACCGGCGGCTGACGCTGACGGACCAGGTGTTCGTGGAGGAGCTGGCGGGACGGGCGGCGCTCGCGCTGGACAACGCGAGGCTGTTCCGCGAGGCGCAGGAGGCGGTGGAGCTCATCGGCGTGGCGGCCCACGATTTGGGCAACCCGCTGAACACGCTGCAGTTCCTGCTGCGCAAGCTGCACCGGACGGACCTGTCGGAGGCGAGCCGGGAGAAGGTGCGCGAGGGGCTGGGCACCGCGCTGAAGCAGACGCAGCGGCTGGGGCAGCTGCTGCACAACCTGCTGGACTTGTCGCGGCTGTCGTCCGGGAAGCTGGTGCTGGACGTGGCGCCGGTGGACCTGGCCGAGCTGACGCACGAGGTGGTGGAGCGCTTCGCCGAGCAGGCGGACGAGGCGGGCTGCAAGCTGATGTTCGACGCGGAGCTGGGGCTGGTGGGGCGGTGGGACCGGATACGGCTGGACCGGGTGGTGACGAACCTCCTCTCCAACGCGCTGAAGTTCGGCAAGGGGCACCCCGTGGAGGTGCACGTGGAGCGCCTGGGCGCGCTGCGGGCGCGGCTGCAGGTGAAGGACCAGGGCGAGGGCATTGCCCCGGAGTCCCAGCGGCGCATCTTCGACCGCTTCGAGCGCGAGCCCTCCGCCAGCAAGCACGTGGGCTTCGGCCTGGGGCTCTACATCGTGCGGCAGCTGGTGGAGGCGCACGGCGGGCTCGTCCGCGTGGACAGCGCGCCCGGCGAGGGCGCCGTCTTCACGGTGGAGCTGCCGCTGATGCACCTGGGCGCGGAGGTGGAGCCCCCGGGCGCGGTGCCGCCCGCGTGA